Within Primulina tabacum isolate GXHZ01 chromosome 5, ASM2559414v2, whole genome shotgun sequence, the genomic segment tcggtaggattgacccgtctcacagataaagattcatgagaccgtctcacaagagacttactcatatgttaaaaaaactaaaatatagAAATGACGTTCGTATCTTGACCTCTCGATTACTTTTATTAATGagtttttaacataaaattcaatCCCTCTAAATATAAAATCATGGTTACGTCTCTGATTCGTTGTCTAGTAATCCCCTAAGTagttttttgtttaataaaaaacAAACTTATATTAATCTTTAGAGCTTATTTTAATATAGTCCTTATATTATTTTATGCTATCGgtgaataataatataatatatagggAATCGACTTTTtttgatatattaattaatttgtttAGGATAAACCATTATGCCCTTTAATTGTTCGAAAATGTAGCCCACACTACAAAAATGGGCTTCAAAAGCCCAAGTCCGATACCGACACCGTATCGCGGAGAAGCGAGACCGTGTATATGTGGTTGGGAAACTAGGGTTTCAGCGTTTCTTTAGGATTAGGATTACAAGCCGCGCTGATTCTACAAACCGTGTACAACAATGGTTCTCAAGTATGATTCTTGATCTCTCTCTACCTCTATACCGTGCAAAAGTGCACCTTTTACGGTTTTTGTGTGTTAAATTGATTCGTCTAATCTAATGTTTTATTGGTGTTGTGGTTTTTCTGTCGTTTGAACTAGCTTTTTGCTGTTGTGGGATCTTTTTTTGTGGGATGTCTGTTGTTTCAATTTTTTGATGAGATCGGTGTTTCATTTGCGTGTATCTTGCTCAAATCACGCGTTCTTAGGATTTCAGCAAACTATTTTGGTTCAAATAATGAGTTAACATAGAATATCTTGTGTAATAAAATTTCAATGTTCCATGGAAGTATTAGTATTGATCGATCACGTGGTTTAAATTACGTTTTAATGGAGAATTAGCTTATGTTAGCATTGTTTGAGTGAATTTTGaaatgtggtttgcgtggaaaatgtgtttttttcttcttcttatattTATTCACCTGAATCGCATTCGACTTATTTACTACATGGTTTGGGAGGCAGAATCATGTGCTTTTGGAGCTTTTACAGTGTATATTTACTTGTTTTCGAAGAGTTCGCTTGATGAATTATGGTGTTATAATCCTCGCCTCGGTAGTGCTTTAACCCAGTTTTCGTACCACTGTTTTGACTTTGTTCCAGCTTATGGTACATAATACTTGATCTTCGTATGCTGTATATGCCTTGATTTACTGCGGAAAAAGTTGATTgcagaaattattttttttacgaGGCTTCCCATGTCTTGAGAGTTCTGTTCTTCTGAACCAAGACTTCTTGCGGAACTGTTGCTGTTTTCCATTTTGAGTTCAAATTGTATACATATATACGAGTtcataaaatttctaaaattttatttaactgAATGTTATACTTACTGTTTATCTTGGGTTATCAGGACAGAGCTTTGTCGTTTCAGTGGTGCCAAGATATATCCAGGAAAAGGCATAAGATTTATTCGCTCTGACTCCCAGGTTGGATGAGAAAGAAGATGGTACATTTGTTATCGATTCAAGTTTCTTTCTTGTAATAACCTTACTGTCTGGTTGGGTTAGGTCTTCCTCTTTGCTAACTCAAAATGCAAGAGGTATTTCCACAACCGACTGAGGCCAGCAAAGCTGAACTGGACTGCAATCTACCGAAAACAACATAAGAAGGTAAATTTCTTACTCAAGACTATCTTTTGTCTCTCAGTTTGTTTTACTCACGCTTTATTGAGATCTTGTCTTGATCTAATTTCCGTCACTGATCCTCAGGACAGTGCTGCTGAAGCTGTGAAGAAGAGGCGCCGAGCCACAAAGAAACCCTACTCAAGGTCTATTGTTGGCGCAACATTGGAAGTTATTCAGAAGAGAAGAGCTGAAAAGCCAGAGGTTCGTGATGCTGCACGTGAAGCTGCTTTACGGTATGTTAAGAGTTCAAACCCCATAATGGTGGTATGTGCTCAGTAAAGAGCGAGTCCCTCATGAcctttaatatttttatctcAGTGAAAtaaaggaaagaatcaagaaaaCTAAGGATGAGAAGAAGGCGAAAAAGGCAGAAGTTTTGTCTAAGCAGAAAGGTTCCAAGGGTAACGTGCCAAAGGGTGCTGCACCCAGAAGTGGCCCTAAGCTGGGAGGCGGTGGTGGCAAGCGTTAATTTTTGCATTATTGCTACGTATTATTTATCTTGTAATGTTGGTGTTGACATCGTTCCGTACAATTACATTTTGTGTTGGTTTTGTTTTTTTGCACACTTCTATTGCGTGGTAATTATATTTTCTGGCTTCCGtttgaaaaatgaaagaaaCACTTGATATGACGTACCTTGTGCACGTATATTTTTAGCGCCGTTTTGCAGCGGCAGCCCTTCTTCTAAGTTATAGAATTATGGATATAGACAATAATTTTGAACAATACACTTCAaggtaatatttttaataattaacagAATACAATTAGCGTATCCATCATAATAAACCTTTTCAGCCGGCAACGTATTGGATTCAATTAATTGCTGAATTATTTTCCCATAGCTTTTCAGGGTTAACGTGTAGCATCCATGCAATACAAAAGACAGGCGACAGGGCCAAACAATTACGGAAGTTTTTCCTTCACTCACTTGCGTAAATCGTTATTTAGTAATTTGCTGAAGATGAAACTTGAACGTTTTGAAAGATTAAACTACTGCAAATCTAACCTGCTGCAACATGTTGAGGGAAAGGAAGCTAGTTGAACTACGGATGATATGAGTAAATAAAAAGAAATCAAACCAAAAGCAACTAATATCTGTGCCAATGACCACTAAAACCAGTGATATCTTCTCCGATAGGCATTCCAAGCCTGTCCAATCGACCAGACCCTGGATAAGCTTTGTTTGCGAAGTTGGCATGCAGTGCAGAAACTCTCTGGGTATGGGCATTCAACCTTGACTCATGGCATCCATGTACAGAGTATCTCTTTGTAGACCCTGATCTGTCGTATCGAAGTCTTTGTTTTGGAGCACTGAGGGATCGTGCCTTGGCTTTTGAAGATTCAGTGTAAGACATGTAGTTTGGGTGGTCGGTGTAACCATTTAGATAACTTCTCGAGCCATCACTTTTCGAAGGGGTAAATGCTCCTCTTTTAGAGCTGCCACCCATTGATGATGCTGAATAGAATTGTGGGCTGTTGTCCGCAGTACAGAAAGCAGTTTCATCAATGTCTTGAGGAAATTTCAGAGGGCTCATAGATTGAACTTCACCAGAGGTTGGACTCATAACTGTTTGATGCACTGTGGAGTCCTTGGATGTTGAAAAGCTTTGACAATTTAGATCGGAGCCAAGGCTAGGATGAGAAGCATGGAAGATTGTTCTACACTTAGGAGTGGAATGGGGTTTTCCTGTGTCAACTTCAAGAATCTTATCACTTCTTTCATCATCTGCGGGACCACTGCTTGCACGAAGTCCTTGTTCCCGTGATCTTTCACCCAATCTACAATCCATTCTATTGCAGATTGTTGGTAGTTTTTCTGCATCAAACGAGACATTGCCACTAGATCTTGAACCGTTTCTCTGCATATACATTTTAGTCATGATCAGTTGTATCTCAAAGAAAAGGCAATAATCCAGGGTAAAAGAGGGAAGGTTTAATCACCTTGAGCATCGATAATTGTTCATGCTTCATACTCCTTGTCCGAACAACATGCTCAATTTTCTCAGGAGTTGGTGGACCCTAAAAATGCAAAATAGTTGAGCACCACAACACCTATCGATACAAAAATATTGGCCTTCCTTGATGAGGAATAAAAGGTAAAGAAGGAAGAAATTATTTTAACACAAATTTGACGAGATTTCCGAAGATTTTGAATATTCAATGTATTCACCTACAGGGTACAAAATCTAATCGAAACTACACTTCTAACGTTCATAAAGTCAAACAAAAATCAGATATTATATATCATCAACTGCAGGGGCGATAAAGTAGGTTCCACCACAAAATTTGTTTTAGCAACTTTTCACATGACCTGTTTACACACTTGACAAGCATGGCAACTGCTCGTCTCATAAAGTAGTGTGTATTTTCAGTGACtggaaataaaaagaaaaaagaaaagacaGTCAAGAATGGTCCATACCCATGACACAGaccaattcaaattcaaaatttaaaaagtaGGAAGAGGGAAAATCGAGTATTTTCTTACATGATAACTGAAGTGGGAAGAGTTCAGGCAAGAATATTGGGAATCAGAAATCAAAAAGCCCCCAGCTCGGGCTCTTGCTTGAGCTCGTACTAGGGCTTGCATTCGTCGCAaaacatctgcagtctgcttcCTCAGAAGGTGACCCCTCAC encodes:
- the LOC142545350 gene encoding protein IQ-DOMAIN 22-like; this translates as MGKASKWFRALLGLKKSDPNPNTHQIPQPPTKKWSFAKSHKEKGLPKSQHVVITDDNDPSRHAVAVAAATAAVAEAAVAAAKAAAVVVQLTSGTGKSTSTVPGFSRMSTAACVSQTGAGRGSRKDRAAVTIQSHFRAYLSRRALRALKALVKLQALVRGHLLRKQTADVLRRMQALVRAQARARAGGFLISDSQYSCLNSSHFSYHGPPTPEKIEHVVRTRSMKHEQLSMLKRNGSRSSGNVSFDAEKLPTICNRMDCRLGERSREQGLRASSGPADDERSDKILEVDTGKPHSTPKCRTIFHASHPSLGSDLNCQSFSTSKDSTVHQTVMSPTSGEVQSMSPLKFPQDIDETAFCTADNSPQFYSASSMGGSSKRGAFTPSKSDGSRSYLNGYTDHPNYMSYTESSKAKARSLSAPKQRLRYDRSGSTKRYSVHGCHESRLNAHTQRVSALHANFANKAYPGSGRLDRLGMPIGEDITGFSGHWHRY
- the LOC142545349 gene encoding large ribosomal subunit protein eL24y, with translation MVLKTELCRFSGAKIYPGKGIRFIRSDSQVFLFANSKCKRYFHNRLRPAKLNWTAIYRKQHKKDSAAEAVKKRRRATKKPYSRSIVGATLEVIQKRRAEKPEVRDAAREAALREIKERIKKTKDEKKAKKAEVLSKQKGSKGNVPKGAAPRSGPKLGGGGGKR